The Anaerolineae bacterium genomic sequence GGTGATGCCCTTTGCCACGGCGACCTCCACCCCGACAACGTCGTCCTCACCCGCAGCGGCCCCGTCCTGATAGACTGGATGAACGCCGCCTGCGGCCATCCGGCAGCCGACGCCGCCCGCACCGCCATCACCCTTCGTCTGAGCCTGCCCCCTGAGGGGCAGATGTCGGCCTGGGTCGCTCTCGGGCGCTGCCTCTTCTACCGGCTCTACCTCCGCCACTACCTTCGGATCGGCCCGGCGTCGGCCTGCCAACTGCTGGCCTGGGAGCTGCCCGTGGCCGCCGACCGGGCGTGCGAAGGTCTGCCCCGCAAGGAGGTGCAGGCGCTCTACGCTCTGGTGGCCTCCCGGCCAGACAAGACCCCGCAGGGGCCAGAAGCTCTGCCGCCAGCAGGGTGACGGATCTCCGCACCAGAGACGGGCCGATTCGGGACGCCAGCTGGACACCGGCGGCGGCCCGGTGTACAAGTGAGCGTTCCCATGACCCGATCATGCCTTCATCCCGGAGACGCGCCATGAGGATCGTCCTAAGGGGAGGGACGCTATTCGACGGCACCGGTGCCCCCGCTAGGCCCGCCACCGTCATCATCTCCCACCAGCAAATCGAGGCCGTCCTGGAGCCCAGCCAGCCGGAGCCCGACGGCCAGGTGATAGATTGTGGCGGCAAGTTCATCCTCCCCGGCCTGATTGACACCCACGTTCACCTGGCCTTCGCCGCCGGCCCCGACCACGAGACCACCCGCCGCACCCTGGCCGAGGACGACGATGCCACCCTGCTCCTGCGCCAGGTCCGGCACGCCCAGCAGTGTCTCCTTTCCGGCATCACCACAGTGCGCGACTGCGGCGGCCGCGACCTGAGCGCCTTCGCCCTGCGCGATGCCATCGCCGTCGGCACCCTGCCCGGCCCCCGGATCGTCGCCTCAGGCATGCCCATAACCACCACCGCCGGGCACCTGCACTTCTGCGGCTACCGCGCCGACAGCGCCGATGAGGTGCGCAAGGCAGCCCGCACCCTGATCGAGAAGGGCGCCGACTTCATCAAGGTCATGGCCACCGGGGGCAACATGACCCCGGGCAGCAACCCCTGCCGCCCGCAGTACAGCCAGGAGGAGTTGACCGCTCTGGTGGACGACGCCCATCGCCTGGGGCGCCAGGTGGCCGCCCACGTGGGCGCGGCCGAGGGCATCAGGCGTTGCCTCGAGGCCGGGGTGGACACGCTGGAGCACGGCAACTGGCTCAACCCCGACGGCAGCCTGGGGTACGACCCCCACGTGGCCCAGCGCCTGGCCCAGCAGGGCACCTTCATCGGGCTAGCCGTGCCCGGCATAGACAGGCTCAATCTCCTCCCGGAGACGCACCCCTCTCAGGCAGCCAGGGATCGCGCCCTGGAGGCCTTGCGCGCCAAGTATGAGCCCTTCCGGCGCATGCGGGCCGCAGGCGTGCCCATCATGGTCTCTAGCGATGCTGGCGTGCGCCTTACTCCCTTCACCGACGTCTACCTGAGCCTCGAGACCTTCAGCTTCGCCATGGATAGCTCGGCTGCGGAGACACTCCTAGCCGTCACCGCCACACCGGCGCGGGCCCTGAAGCTCGATCACGAAATCGGCACCATCGAGGCGGGCAAGCGGGCCGACGTGCTCGTCGTCGAGGACGACCCTCTCGCCGACCTGAAGGCGCTGGCCCGGGTGCACCTGGTGCTGCGAGACGGAGCCATCGCCGTGGAGGGTGGCCGGCTGGCCATGGCCACAGCCACGGAGAAGACGGAGCGTAAGTGATGGACCAGGACCTGCTGCGCTTTCGGGAGCACATTCCGGCACTGAGGCAGTCCGTGTTCCTCAACACGGGCGGCGTCGCACCCCTCCCCACGCCCGTATATCGCCGGCTGAGCGCCGAGTTCGAGGAGAGGCACTGGGTGGGAGCGCCCCTGAATCTCCGCCCGGACTCATTCCAGGAGCAGAAGGATCGCCTCCGCCAGAGCCTGGCCGCCTTTCTCGGCGTTGGGCCGGGCGAGATCTGCTTCACCCGCGGGGTCTCCGACGGCGCCACCATCGTCTTCAACGGGCTACCCTGGGAGGAGGGCGACGAGATCGTAACTATAGACGAGGAGTACCCCTCCTTCGTCGTGCCTGCTCTTGCCCTGCAGCAGCGACGCGGAGTCCGCATCCGCATCGTGGAGCTGGCCGACGACCGTCAGGCCATTCTGGACCGGCTCGCAAGCACGCTGGGACCGCGGACACGGCTGGTGGCCGTGAGCCACGTCACTACCGACGCCGGGCTGCGGCTGCCCGCCCCCGAGATCTGCCAGCTGGCCCACCGCGCGGGAGCCCTGGTGTACTTCGACGGGGCCCAGGCAATCGGTCAGTTTCCGGTAGACCTAGCCCAGATCGGCTGCGACTTCTACAGCCTCCTCTCCTACAAGTGGCTACTGGGGCCCTACTCGGCCGGGCTGCTCTACGTCCGGGAGGAGAGGATGGGCAGCCTGGAGCAGGCCTGGGTAGGAGCGCGCACCACTTCCGCCTGCGATCTGCAGGCGGGCACCTTCGAGCTCCTTCCGGACGCCCGCCGCTACGAGTTCGGCCCTTTCGCCTGGCCTCTTTACTTCGCCCTGGAGGAGGCCGCCCGCTGGCTGCAGGGCATAGGCCTGGCCCGCATCGAGGCGACCGTGCAGGAGAAGGTGAGCTATCTGCGGGCGGAGCTCGGCGGGATTCCCGGCGTGACCCTGAGAAGCCCTGAGGATGTGTCGCTCCGCACCGGCATGGTGGCCTTCTCCCTGGCCGGGGCAACCGGGGAGTCGGTGAGCCAAGCCCTGCGAAGCCGACGTAACATCATCACTCGCGCTACGCACGTGCGCTTCGATGGGGTCCGCGTCTGCGTAGCTTTCTTCACTACCCCAGAGGAGCTTGGCTGCCTGCTGGAGTGCGTGGCCGGGCTGGCGGCCGAGGCCCGCCGCTCCCGCGACCTGATCACAGACTTCGGCTGAGGTGAAGGCCATGTCCGCCCGCTTCGACTACTCCACCACGCCCCCTCGGTACGTATGGCTCAACGGCCGGCTGGTGCCCTTCGAGGAGGCCACCGTGCCCGTCACCGCCATGGGCGCCTCCGGCGGTCTGGCCGTGTTCGAGGGCATCAAAGCCTACTGGAATCCCGAGCTACAACAGCTCTACGTCTTCCGGCTCGACGCCCACCTGCGCCGGCTGTACCAGTCCATGAAGATCGTGCGGATGGCGCCCGCGGCAAGCCAAGAGGATCTGCGCGCGGCGACCCTCCAGCTGCTGCGGGCCAATGGGATTCGCGAGGACACCTACATCCGGCCGGTGGCCTTCTACGATGGGGTGAAGCTGCCTAGCTTCCGCTACACCGTGGGCGCGCCCCCGGACCTGTGCCTCTCCACCATGGGCTTTCGGTCTCACCTGGGCCAGGGGAAGAGCAAGGCCTGTGCCGTGTCGTCGTGGATCCGCGTGAGCGACAACCAGTGTCCTCCGCGGGTCAAAGTGATGTCCAACTACCAGAACAACCGCCTGGCCTTCCTAGAGGCCCACGCGGACGGCTACGACGACGCCATCATCCTGGACGACCGGGGCAAGGTGACCGAGGCCGCCGCCGCCTGCCTGTTCATGGTGCGCGAAGGCGTGGTCACCACCTCGCCCGTCACCCACGGTATCCTGGAGAGCGTCACCCGCGACGTCGTCATCCGTCTCTGCCGGGAGGCGCTGGGACTGCCGGTGGCGGAGCGGGAGATAGACCGCACCGAGCTCTACGTCTGCGAGGAGGTCTTCCTCTGCGGGACGGGCGAAGAGGTGACGGCGGTCACGTCCGTGGACCGGCTACCAGTGGGCGACGGCAGCCCCGGCCCCATTTTCGCCCAGGTCGAACGCCTCTATCACGACCTCGTCCGCGGCCTGGACCCCCGCTATCCGGAGTGGCGCACGCCTGTGTACAGGACCTAGCCACAGAAGCACAGAGACACGGAGACGGGGAGACGGGG encodes the following:
- a CDS encoding amidohydrolase family protein; its protein translation is MRIVLRGGTLFDGTGAPARPATVIISHQQIEAVLEPSQPEPDGQVIDCGGKFILPGLIDTHVHLAFAAGPDHETTRRTLAEDDDATLLLRQVRHAQQCLLSGITTVRDCGGRDLSAFALRDAIAVGTLPGPRIVASGMPITTTAGHLHFCGYRADSADEVRKAARTLIEKGADFIKVMATGGNMTPGSNPCRPQYSQEELTALVDDAHRLGRQVAAHVGAAEGIRRCLEAGVDTLEHGNWLNPDGSLGYDPHVAQRLAQQGTFIGLAVPGIDRLNLLPETHPSQAARDRALEALRAKYEPFRRMRAAGVPIMVSSDAGVRLTPFTDVYLSLETFSFAMDSSAAETLLAVTATPARALKLDHEIGTIEAGKRADVLVVEDDPLADLKALARVHLVLRDGAIAVEGGRLAMATATEKTERK
- a CDS encoding aminotransferase class V-fold PLP-dependent enzyme, which codes for MDQDLLRFREHIPALRQSVFLNTGGVAPLPTPVYRRLSAEFEERHWVGAPLNLRPDSFQEQKDRLRQSLAAFLGVGPGEICFTRGVSDGATIVFNGLPWEEGDEIVTIDEEYPSFVVPALALQQRRGVRIRIVELADDRQAILDRLASTLGPRTRLVAVSHVTTDAGLRLPAPEICQLAHRAGALVYFDGAQAIGQFPVDLAQIGCDFYSLLSYKWLLGPYSAGLLYVREERMGSLEQAWVGARTTSACDLQAGTFELLPDARRYEFGPFAWPLYFALEEAARWLQGIGLARIEATVQEKVSYLRAELGGIPGVTLRSPEDVSLRTGMVAFSLAGATGESVSQALRSRRNIITRATHVRFDGVRVCVAFFTTPEELGCLLECVAGLAAEARRSRDLITDFG
- a CDS encoding branched-chain amino acid transaminase; the protein is MSARFDYSTTPPRYVWLNGRLVPFEEATVPVTAMGASGGLAVFEGIKAYWNPELQQLYVFRLDAHLRRLYQSMKIVRMAPAASQEDLRAATLQLLRANGIREDTYIRPVAFYDGVKLPSFRYTVGAPPDLCLSTMGFRSHLGQGKSKACAVSSWIRVSDNQCPPRVKVMSNYQNNRLAFLEAHADGYDDAIILDDRGKVTEAAAACLFMVREGVVTTSPVTHGILESVTRDVVIRLCREALGLPVAEREIDRTELYVCEEVFLCGTGEEVTAVTSVDRLPVGDGSPGPIFAQVERLYHDLVRGLDPRYPEWRTPVYRT